In the Synechococcus sp. Nb3U1 genome, one interval contains:
- a CDS encoding glycoside hydrolase → MTYPLHVALIWHQHQPLYKSPVAGKYRMPWVRLHGIKDYLDLVLLLERFPRLHQTVNLVPSLIIQIEEYVAGSAFDPYLELTLTPTEKLNTEQLRFVIERFFDSHYPHMIEPYPRYRQLYEQRESQGVNWCLQYWTQQDFNDLLAWHNLSWFDPLFQEDPEIEGWIKMGSGFTLADRQRIYAKQQQILSAIIPQHAKMQSNGQLELTTSPYTHPILPLLVSERSARVARPGLPLPRYSFHWKQDVHTHLERAKQVYRERFGRDPRGLWPSEQSVSPAILPLIQKQGFDWIISDEGVLGWSLGHPFHRDEQGHILEPDQLYRPYRLETELGELAIIFRDHRLSDLIGFSYSAMSADAAAKDLIGHLETIRNRLPQDQPWLVTIALDGENCWEYYPQDGKPFLENLYTRLSQHPSLRLVTVSEFLDQFPPTEFLSAEQLHSGSWIESDFTTWIGDPVKNRAWELLAQARQVIQDHPNANPQAWEALWAAEGSDWFWWFGMGHSSAHDAVFDQLFREHLQALYSNLGETIPTVLYFPLEDHDGLGDRLPQGFIHPTINGRPAEREWTQAGRVEIGGARGTMHRNSTVRRLWYGFDHFNFYLRLDFSSAIQRPKHLQVLCFYPNRITINSAIPLQALPEEAPLNYHYRHLLQLFLPPPSTGQHPTEVSVKLLEAGEYHSWHAIDHQIQAVVDTCLEVAVPWSNLGTQPGQEMQFIIVAAERDTFQEAIPPKATIALRIP, encoded by the coding sequence ATGACCTACCCGCTCCACGTCGCCTTGATCTGGCACCAGCATCAGCCTCTTTACAAAAGTCCGGTGGCGGGAAAATATCGCATGCCCTGGGTGCGCCTGCACGGGATCAAAGATTACCTCGATCTTGTTCTGCTGTTGGAGCGGTTTCCCCGCCTGCACCAAACCGTCAATCTAGTGCCCTCCCTGATCATACAAATCGAAGAGTACGTGGCGGGTTCGGCTTTTGATCCTTACTTAGAGCTGACCCTAACCCCGACAGAAAAACTGAATACTGAGCAGTTGCGTTTTGTAATCGAGCGCTTCTTCGACAGCCACTACCCCCACATGATTGAGCCTTATCCCCGCTATCGACAGCTCTACGAGCAACGGGAATCCCAGGGGGTGAACTGGTGCCTGCAGTACTGGACTCAGCAAGACTTCAACGATCTGCTGGCCTGGCATAACCTGTCTTGGTTTGATCCCTTGTTTCAGGAGGATCCCGAGATTGAGGGCTGGATCAAGATGGGATCCGGGTTCACCCTGGCGGATCGACAACGCATCTATGCCAAGCAACAACAAATCCTCAGTGCCATCATCCCCCAGCACGCCAAAATGCAGAGCAACGGGCAACTGGAGCTGACCACCAGCCCCTATACCCACCCCATTTTGCCCCTGTTGGTGAGCGAACGATCAGCGCGGGTGGCTCGACCGGGCTTGCCCTTACCCCGCTACAGCTTCCACTGGAAACAGGATGTTCACACCCACCTAGAACGGGCTAAGCAAGTCTACCGAGAGCGTTTTGGCCGGGATCCGCGCGGGCTGTGGCCCTCAGAGCAATCCGTGAGTCCGGCGATTTTGCCGCTGATTCAAAAGCAAGGCTTCGACTGGATTATCTCTGATGAAGGGGTATTGGGCTGGAGCCTTGGGCATCCTTTTCACCGCGATGAACAGGGCCATATCCTCGAGCCGGATCAACTTTACCGGCCCTATCGCCTGGAAACCGAACTTGGGGAGCTGGCGATCATTTTTCGGGATCACCGCCTTTCGGATTTGATTGGCTTCAGCTACAGTGCTATGTCCGCCGATGCTGCTGCCAAAGATCTGATCGGGCACCTAGAAACCATTCGCAATCGTCTGCCGCAGGATCAACCCTGGCTGGTGACCATCGCCTTAGATGGAGAAAATTGCTGGGAATACTACCCCCAAGACGGTAAGCCCTTCCTAGAAAACCTCTACACTCGCCTCAGTCAGCACCCCTCCCTCCGTTTGGTGACGGTGTCTGAGTTTTTGGATCAATTTCCCCCCACCGAGTTTTTGTCGGCAGAGCAGCTACACAGCGGCTCCTGGATCGAGTCGGATTTCACCACCTGGATCGGGGATCCCGTCAAAAACCGCGCCTGGGAACTCCTCGCCCAAGCCCGTCAAGTGATTCAGGATCACCCCAACGCCAACCCGCAAGCTTGGGAAGCCCTCTGGGCCGCTGAGGGATCCGATTGGTTTTGGTGGTTTGGCATGGGCCATTCCTCCGCCCACGATGCCGTTTTCGATCAATTGTTTCGGGAACACCTACAAGCGCTCTACAGCAACCTGGGAGAAACGATCCCGACGGTGCTGTACTTCCCCCTTGAAGACCACGATGGCCTGGGGGATCGCCTGCCGCAAGGATTTATTCACCCCACCATCAATGGCCGTCCGGCGGAACGAGAATGGACCCAAGCGGGGCGAGTTGAGATCGGGGGGGCAAGGGGCACCATGCACCGCAACAGCACTGTTCGTCGCCTCTGGTACGGCTTTGACCACTTCAACTTCTATTTGCGGCTGGATTTCAGCTCGGCCATCCAACGGCCCAAACACCTGCAAGTGCTGTGTTTTTATCCCAACCGTATTACCATTAACAGCGCCATTCCCCTCCAGGCTTTGCCAGAAGAGGCTCCCCTCAACTACCACTACCGGCACCTGTTACAGCTGTTTTTGCCCCCACCCAGTACTGGCCAACATCCGACGGAGGTGTCAGTCAAGCTTTTAGAAGCAGGCGAGTACCACAGTTGGCATGCCATCGATCATCAAATTCAGGCGGTGGTGGATACTTGCCTAGAGGTGGCAGTTCCCTGGAGCAATTTGGGCACCCAGCCGGGGCAGGAAATGCAGTTCATCATTGTGGCGGCGGAACGGGATACCTTCCAGGAGGCAATCCCCCCCAAGGCGACCATTGCCCTGCGCATTCCCTGA
- a CDS encoding HAMP domain-containing sensor histidine kinase, with protein MLFSLWRSLQNRLVLISTGACLAVLGVTGGIATYRLRYDLFVRTNRWHEMTVMVFQQDVATYREFYPEAQAIQRTIDKYTRSDRWFKVTNAAGDILATSLNFDSQPQVLITPPAVPTLMRDRDYYFILCQQPLDPSDPNGLKVTTVTDVTDSYEVYLAFLRTLVLSGVSTATLIAFLGSLLIRRSLQPLHSISQLSASLSPQTLPEARLILEKAPTEVMQLAESFNGMLNRLSAAWDQEKQLLSNISHELRTPLAIVHGYLESTLRRGDNLTDHQRENLTLSLEETQRVVRLLKDLLDLARAEAGVSRLQLKPLRLDWFLEEIGALAQQLGPNPIGVENSPTPLTVIADWDRLKQVMLNLISNAIRYSDPGAPITLRLERSADQALFHVQDQGIGIPLDQQSRIFERFHSVSPSRSRQQGGMGLGLTIAKALVENMRGQISVESMPGKGSTFTVTMPLQPYAEFGLEVRG; from the coding sequence GTGCTCTTCTCTCTCTGGCGGTCTTTGCAAAATCGGTTGGTGTTGATTTCCACAGGGGCTTGCCTGGCGGTTTTGGGAGTAACCGGGGGGATCGCCACTTATCGTCTGCGGTATGACCTGTTTGTGCGGACGAACCGTTGGCATGAGATGACGGTGATGGTCTTTCAGCAGGATGTGGCCACCTACCGAGAGTTTTACCCAGAGGCACAGGCTATCCAACGCACCATCGACAAGTATACTCGTTCCGATCGTTGGTTTAAGGTCACCAATGCAGCCGGAGATATCTTGGCCACCTCTCTCAATTTCGACAGCCAGCCGCAGGTGCTCATTACTCCGCCCGCTGTACCTACCCTGATGCGGGATCGGGACTACTACTTCATCCTCTGTCAGCAACCCCTGGATCCGAGCGATCCCAATGGTCTCAAGGTTACGACCGTTACAGATGTCACCGATTCCTACGAAGTGTATTTGGCCTTTTTGCGCACACTGGTGTTGTCTGGGGTTTCTACCGCCACCCTGATCGCCTTTTTGGGATCCCTGTTGATCCGCCGCTCCCTACAGCCTTTGCACAGCATCAGCCAGCTTTCTGCCAGCCTTTCCCCCCAAACGCTGCCGGAAGCCCGTCTGATTTTGGAGAAAGCCCCTACCGAAGTCATGCAACTGGCCGAATCTTTTAACGGTATGTTGAATCGTCTCTCGGCAGCTTGGGATCAGGAAAAACAACTGCTCAGCAACATTTCTCATGAGTTGCGTACCCCTTTGGCGATCGTGCACGGCTACCTGGAAAGCACCCTGCGGCGCGGGGATAACCTCACGGATCACCAGCGGGAAAACCTCACCCTTTCTTTGGAAGAGACGCAGCGGGTGGTGCGCCTGCTCAAGGATTTGCTGGATTTGGCACGAGCAGAAGCAGGAGTATCACGCCTGCAACTGAAACCTTTGCGTTTGGATTGGTTCTTGGAGGAAATTGGCGCTTTGGCCCAACAACTCGGCCCCAACCCAATTGGAGTGGAAAATTCCCCTACCCCTCTAACGGTGATAGCAGATTGGGATCGCCTCAAACAGGTGATGCTGAACCTCATCTCCAACGCGATTCGCTACTCGGATCCCGGTGCCCCCATTACCCTACGCTTAGAGAGATCCGCCGACCAAGCCTTATTTCATGTGCAAGATCAGGGCATTGGCATTCCCTTAGATCAGCAGTCACGGATTTTCGAGCGGTTTCACTCCGTTTCCCCCAGCCGCAGCCGCCAGCAGGGGGGAATGGGCCTCGGCCTGACAATTGCCAAAGCTCTTGTGGAAAATATGCGTGGGCAAATCAGCGTTGAATCTATGCCAGGCAAGGGCAGCACTTTCACCGTAACTATGCCACTCCAGCCCTATGCCGAGTTTGGCCTAGAAGTCAGAGGATAA